Proteins co-encoded in one Fusarium musae strain F31 chromosome 3, whole genome shotgun sequence genomic window:
- a CDS encoding hypothetical protein (EggNog:ENOG41): MNSQPNGAGPAQSRESYKHSMEEWRQSALAQRNQYEPRVKEQVTRYFQEYSPPFYASVIGYRRDWNLLVATSRVSGFAATLGRDLEDVEAKAIAEYTLDNIHTNAGLKWLSVALAGYMTYRGRRTWQFPFYKPKLGGRFNPNEATSIFTNKKIRGAYPRATWHTLRFTAYAAVIMLMIEPAFRAVSFIRTEAAMTNDPRLKQFTKDAAERVKDVMSNPTISRAPFTGRDVHKSDENDPWASNDSSNTTSESRYQPTPTQSWDKAQSSTTTQQSQQLNDDWSVLDDDDDASPIAASSRNKPASPPAGSAWERIRQQSQGPPQQSDYQSRTWAARSQTGSQPESQSGWGSRSAGNSSDSFSFSKSDEERAVAKEQAQDEFDRLVERERKGVDQEKAWGRK; the protein is encoded by the coding sequence ATGAATTCTCAGCCCAATGGTGCTGGTCCTGCCCAGTCCCGCGAAAGCTACAAACACTCTATGGAAGAATGGCGCCAGTCGGCACTCGCCCAACGCAACCAATATGAACCCCGCGTCAAAGAACAAGTCACTCGATACTTTCAAGAATACTCTCCCCCCTTTTACGCCTCTGTAATTGGCTACCGTCGTGATTGGAATCTTCTCGTTGCGACGTCCCGGGTTTCTGGCTTCGCTGCCACTCTGGGTCGAGATCTGGAGGATGTGGAAGCAAAAGCCATTGCCGAATATACCCTCGACAACATACACACCAACGCCGGTTTAAAGTGGCTGAGCGTCGCACTCGCTGGATACATGACCTATCGTGGTCGCCGTACGTGGCAGTTCCCCTTCTATAAGCCCAAGCTCGGCGGTCGATTCAACCCAAATGAGGCTACTAGCATTTTcaccaacaagaagatcCGTGGAGCTTACCCTCGCGCAACTTGGCATACTCTTCGATTTACTGCCTACGCCGCTGTCATAATGCTCATGATTGAGCCCGCATTCCGGGCCGTCAGTTTCATTCGAACCGAAGCTGCCATGACAAATGATCCCCGCTTGAAGCAGTTCACCAAGGATGCAGCCGAGCGTGTCAAGGACGTAATGAGCAACCCAACCATCTCAAGAGCACCTTTTACAGGTAGGGATGTGCATAAAAGTGATGAGAACGACCCTTGGGCCAGTAATGATTCAAGCAACACCACCTCTGAAAGTAGATATCAGCCCACCCCGACCCAGTCCTGGGACAAGGCGCAATCCTCGACCACAACGCAACAAAGTCAACAACTCAATGACGATTGGAGCGTTctagatgatgatgatgatgcttcacCAATCGCTGCCTCTTCCCGCAATAAACCAGCATCTCCTCCTGCTGGTTCTGCGTGGGAGCGCATTCGACAACAATCACAGGGGCCGCCCCAGCAATCTGATTACCAGTCCCGTACCTGGGCTGCCCGTTCACAAACCGGATCTCAGCCAGAATCACAGTCTGGCTGGGGCAGCAGGTCCGCTGGTAACTCCAGTGACAGTTTTTCTTTCAGCAAATCGGATGAGGAAAGGGCAGTCGCAAAAGAACAGGCGCAAGACGAATTCGATCGACTTGTtgaaagagaaaggaaggGCGTGGATCAGGAGAAGGCCTGGGGGCGCAAGTAA
- the BAT1 gene encoding Mitochondrial branched-chain amino acid (BCAA) aminotransferase: MRPLLVRSALRSARMSSLRPLCHAQRFSIKAEAASTIKPLGLDASKLSIEKTGKPKGLSKPEDLVFGREFTDHMLAIEWNQDEGWLEPKITPYQNLSLDPATCVFHYAFECFEGMKAYKDKDGKVRLFRPDKNMARLNKSAARIALPTFEPQALTELISKLAQLDSRFIPDKRGYSLYLRPTMIGTQKTLGVGPPGSALLYVIASPVGPYYPTGFKAVSLEATDYAVRAWPGGVGDKKLGANYAPCIVPQLQAASRGFQQNLWLFGEEEYVTEVGTMNMFVALKNKETGQKELVTAPLDGTILEGVTRDSVLALARERLEPEGWKISERKYTMRELAEAAEEGRLLEAFGAGTAAIVSPVRSISWKGKLVDCGLSELEESGEIALKMKEWIEAIQYGDEEHEWSYTI; encoded by the exons ATGAGACCGTTGCTTGTCCGCTCCGCTTTACGGAGCGCTCGCATGTCGAGCTTGAGACCCCTATGCCATGCGCAACGGTTCagcatcaaggctgaggctgcttcGACCATCAAGCCTCTGGGCCTGGATGCTTCAAAACTCAGCATTGAGAAGACGGGGAAGCCCAAGGGCCTCAGCAAGCCCGAGGATCTCGTCTTTGGACGGGAATTCACAG ACCACATGCTTGCGATCGAATGGAATCAAGACGAAGGATGGTTGGAGCCCAAGATCACACCCTACCAGAACCTCTCACTCGACCCTGCAACATGTGTCTTCCACTATGCTTTTGAGTGTTTTGAGGGTATGAAGGCgtacaaggacaaggacggCAAAGTGCGACTCTTCCGACCTGACAAGAACATGGCGCGACTCAACAAGTCTGCTGCCCGTATTGCGCTCCCCACCTTTGAGCCCCAGGCCCTCACCGAGCTCATCTCCAAGCTCGCTCAGCTCGACTCCCGCTTCATCCCTGATAAGCGGGGATACTCCCTCTACCTCCGTCCCACCATGATCGGAACCCAAAAGACACTCGGTGTCGGACCTCCCGGATCTGCTCTTCTCTACGTCATCGCCTCACCCGTTGGCCCTTACTATCCTACCGGTTTTAAGGCCGTCTCGCTCGAGGCCACTGACTACGCTGTTCGTGCCTGGCCTGGCGGTGTTGGTGACAAGAAGCTGGGCGCCAACTATGCGCCCTGCATTGTTCCCCAGCTCCAGGCCGCCAGCCGTGGCTTCCAGCAGAACCTCTGGCTGTTTGGAGAGGAGGAGTACGTTACTGAGGTCGGCACTATGAACATGTTCGTtgctctcaagaacaaggagaccGGCCAGAAGGAGCTTGTGACTGCACCCCTTGACGGAACTATCCTTGAAGGTGTTACTCGTGACTCTGTGCTCGCGCTCGCTCGGGAGCGTCTTGAACCTGAGGGCTGGAAGATCAGTGAGCGCAAGTACACAATGAGGGAGcttgctgaggctgctgaagagGGCCGTCTTCTCGAGGCCTTTGGTGCTGGAACTGCCGCTATTGTCAGCCCTGTCCGATCCATCTCATGGAAGGGCAAGCTCGTTGACTGCGGTCTTTCTGAGCTCGAAGAGTCTGGCGAGATCGccctcaagatgaaggaatGGATCGAGGCCATTCAATATGGTGATGAGGAGCATGAATGGAGCTACACTATTTAG
- a CDS encoding hypothetical protein (EggNog:ENOG41) has protein sequence MADHDDHPPMRRRAPTITIDTTAVNPNISTEPPQESHPSNMQDDAVSPTTISDPVSTSGMSQRPSRPELDTSLAFENRDSRPTSPHNVSSPVTSRSGERGVGFLSVPMNHRSRQNSVDSDDMSRSVSSQGDTTVVASNSTQTDTLKGSEYDHKKITNDESALKPDAGTEQDFEVENNPFAFTPGQMNKMFNPKSLPAFYMLGGIDGIEKGLRSDRKAGLSMDEKTLTGKVSFEDATSKKQMPRKDHAAAQTGAGFADRLRVFKDNRLPEKKGKSLLELMWITYNDKVLILLSIAAVVSLAVGLYQTFGQKHEAGEPKVEWVEGVAIIVAIAIVVIVGSLNDYQKERQFTKLNKKKQDRLVKVIRSGKTIELSVFDILAGDVIHIEPGDLVPVDGVLIEGFNVKCDESQATGESDIIRKQASEVVYNAIENHDDLKKMDPFIQSGARIMEGVGTYMATSVGVYSSYGKTLMSLNEDPEMTPLQAKLNVIATYIAKLGSAAGLVLFIALFIKFLAGLPTSDDTPAEKGQQFLNIFIVVVTIIVVAVPEGLPLAVTLALAFATTRMLRDANLVRHLKACEVMGNASTICSDKTGTLTQNKMQVVSGTIGTSLRFGGASSGDASGASTPVDTSGDIGISEFARMLSKPMKELLLKSIALNSTAFEGEVDGEKTFIGSKTETALLILAKSHLGMGPVSEERENAKVLQLIPFDSGRKCMGIVTQGPNGSARLYIKGASEIILSKCTQVIGDPANDDSLAPMSDDNVSTVQQLIESYAKRSLRTIGICYKDFSSWPPKNVGRVDGGNEVVFDDIFSDMAFIGVVGIQDPLREGVPEAVKLCQQAGVVVRMVTGDNKITAEAIAKECGIIQPNSIVMEGPEFRNLSKLEQEEIIPRLHVLARSSPEDKRILVKRLKDKNETVAVTGDGTNDAPALKMADVGFSMGISGTEVAKEASAIILMDDNFTSIVKALKWGRAVNDAVKRFLQFQLTVNITAVILTFVTAVSNNEESSVLTAVQLLWVNLIMDTLAALALATDPPHDSVLDRKPEAKGSSIISVTMWKMILGQSIYQLAITFVLYYHGPIVSLSPAPEKEEIKTLVFNTFVWMQIFNQWNNRRLDNKFNIFEGLTKNWFFIGISAIMCGGQILIIFVGGEAFQIAKKKQSGELWAMAIVLGFLSIPVGVIIRLIPDHFLEALVPEFLKQRAKNVPGLTVSDEEMSMYPEPLADVRDELNFIRRMKGGRLNNLKFAIQHPKEAVEMVRSRSPSHSRSNSLNAPQTPIQENPFDGSPIGTPNSGRRPRSTRSRSNSALGAPTVMAGIVAAGVAAGWQPKMRPDNDGDHSDSPR, from the exons ATGGCCGATCACGATGACCATCCGCCCATGAGGCGTCGCGC TCCGACCATCACCATTGATACCACCGCTGTCAACCCTAATATTTCTACCGAACCGCCCCAAGAGTCACATCCTTCCAACATGCAAGACGACGCAGTCAGCCCTACAACGATATCCGACCCTGTATCGACCAGCGGCATGTCGCAACGACCTTCGAGACCCGAATTGGACACATCCTTGGCCTTTGAGAATCGAGATAGCAGACCAACAAGTCCTCACAATGTCTCGAGCCCAGTCACATCAAGATCAGGCGAACGCGGTGTGGGATTCCTATCTGTGCCTATGAACCACCGATCACGACAAAACTCAGTCGACTCTGACGACATGTCTCGATCTGTTTCTTCCCAAGGCGATACTACTGTTGTGGCCTCCAACTCGACACAGACAGATACGCTGAAAGGCTCCGAATACGACCACAAGAAGATTACCAACGACGAGAGCGCTTTGAAGCCAGATGCAGGCACAGAGCAAGACTTCGAGGTGGAAAACAACCCCTTTGCCTTTACACCTGGCCAGATGAACAAGATGTTCAACCCCAAGAGTCTTCCGGCTTTTTATATGTTGGGTGGCATTGATGGTATCGAGAAGGGTTTAAGATCTGATCGAAAAGCCGGATTGAGTATGGATGAGAAGACTCTGACAGGCAAGGTCTCATTCGAGGATGCAACATCTAAGAAGCAGATGCCCCGCAAAGATCATGCTGCGGCGCAAACAGGAGCTGGTTTTGCCGACCGATTACGTGTTTTCAAGGACAACAGGTTACCGGAGAAGAAAGGCAAGAGCCTTCTGGAGCTTATGTGGATTACCTATAACGACAAGGTTTTGATTCTGCTATCAATCGCTGCAGTAGTCAGTCTTGCAGTGGGCCTATATCAAACCTTTGGCCAAAAGCACGAGGCGGGCGAGCCCAAGGTCGAGTGGGTTGAAGGCGTTGCGATTATtgtcgccatcgccatcgtcgtcatcgtcggctCTTTGAACGATTACCAAAAGGAACGCCAATTCACGAAACTgaacaaaaagaaacagGACCGTCTAGTCAAGGTGATTCGATCAGGAAAGACGATAGAACTCTCTGTCTTCGACATCTTGGCCGGCGATGTGATTCACATTGAGCCCGGTGACTTGGTACCAGTCGACGGAGTTCTGATCGAGGGCTTCAATGTCAAATGTGACGAATCTCAGGCCACAGGTGAATCAGACATTATTAGAAAGCAGGCTTCTGAGGTTGTCTACAACGCCATCGAGAATCATGACGAcctcaagaagatggatcCTTTCATCCAGTCTGGCGCTCGCATCATGGAAGGTGTTGGCACTTATATGGCTACCTCAGTTGGTGTTTACTCTTCATACGGCAAAACTCTCATGTCATTGAACGAGGATCCTGAGATGACCCCTCTACAGGCGAAGCTGAATGTCATCGCTACCTACATCGCCAAGCTCGGTAGTGCCGCTGGTCTCGTGCTCTTTATTgctctcttcatcaagtTCCTTGCTGGACTACCGACTTCTGATGATACACCCGCTGAAAAAGGACAGCAattcctcaacatcttcattgtTGTCGTTACTATTATTGTGGTTGCTGTTCCTGAAGGATTACCTCTTGCTGTTAccctggctttggcttttgcGACAACCCGAATGCTTCGGGATGCCAACCTTGTGCGGCACCTCAAGGCATGTGAAGTCATGGGAAATGCCTCTACTATTTGCTCTGACAAGACTGGCACTTTGACTCAAAACAAGATGCAGGTTGTGTCGGGAACTATTGGAACAAGTCTCCGTTTCGGTGGCGCATCCTCAGGAGATGCCAGCGGCGCCTCTACCCCGGTGGATACTAGTGGTGATATTGGTATTTCCGAGTTTGCCAGGATGCTCAGCAAACCTATGAAGGAACTTCTCCTCAAGTCTATTGCACTCAACTCCACCGCTTTCGAAGGAGAGGTAGACGGAGAAAAGACCTTCATTGGTTCCAAGACTGAGACTGCCCTACTCATTCTCGCCAAGTCTCATCTTGGCATGGGTCCTGTGAGCGAGGAGCGTGAGAACGCCAAGGTTTTGCAGCTCATTCCTTTCGACTCTGGCCGCAAGTGCATGGGTATTGTTACTCAGGGTCCCAACGGCAGCGCACGTCTCTACATCAAGGGCGCCTCCGAAATCATCCTCTCCAAGTGTACTCAAGTAATTGGTGACCCAGCCAATGACGACTCTCTTGCTCCTATGTCCGATGATAATGTCAGCACTGTTCAGCAGCTCATCGAGAGCTATGCCAAAAGGTCACTCCGAACCATCGGCATTTGCTACAAGGACTTCTCCTCATGGCCACCCAAGAATGTTGGCCGTGTCGATGGCGGCAACGAAGTTGTCTTTGATGACATTTTCTCCGACATGGCTTTTATTGGCGTCGTCGGCATCCAAGATCCTCTTCGGGAAGGTGTCCCAGAAGCTGTCAAGCTCTGCCAGCAGGCTGGTGTTGTCGTTCGCATGGTTACCGGTGACAACAAAATCACAGCCGAGGCCATTGCAAAGGAGTGCGGCATCATTCAGCCTAACTCTATTGTTATGGAGGGACCTGAGTTCCGCAACCTTTCTAAGCTGGAGCAAGAGGAGATTATCCCCCGCTTACATGTTTTGGCACGCTCATCCCCCGAAGACAAGCGTATCCTTGTGAAGAgactcaaggacaagaacgaGACAGTTGCTGTTACCGGCGACGGTACCAATGACGCCCCAGCTCTCAAGATGGCCGACGTCGGCTTCTCCATGGGTATCTCTGGTACTGAGGTCGCCAAGGAAGCTTCAGCCATTATTTTGATGGATGACAACTTCACCAGCATTGTCAAAGCTCTGAAATGGGGTCGTGCAGTCAATGATGCAGTCAAGCGATTCCTTCAGTTCCAGCTCACCGTCAACATCACTGCCGTCATCCTCACATTCGTTACAGCTGTCTCTAATAACGAAGAGTCGTCTGTGCTGACCGCCGTGCAACTGCTCTGggtcaacctcatcatggaTACACTTGCTGCCCTCGCCCTTGCCACCGATCCTCCCCACGACAGTGTTCTGGACCGAAAGCCCGAGGCCAAGGGATCCAGTATTATATCTGTCACCATGTGGAAGATGATTCTTGGTCAGTCTATTTATCAACTTGCCATTACCTTTGTCCTCTACTACCACGGCCCAATTGTGTCACTAAGCCCGGCACCGGAAAAAGAGGAAATCAAGACGCTGGTTTTCAATACTTTTGTCTGGATGCAGATTTTCAACCAATGGAA TAACCGTCGTCTGGACAACAAGTTCAACATCTTCGAAGGCCTTACCAAGAACTGGTTCTTTATCGGTATCAGTGCTATCATGTGTGGTGGTCAGATCCTGATCATTTTCGTTGGCGGCGAAGCCTTCCAGAttgcgaagaagaagcagagtgGCGAGCTCTGGGCCATGGCCATCGTTCTCGGTTTTCTCTCTATCCCAGTCGGTGTCATCATTCGCCTCATTCCTGACCATTTCCTTGAGGCTTTGGTTCCCGAGTTCCTTAAGCAACGTGCTAAGAACGTGCCTGGTCTTACAGTAtccgatgaggagatgagCATGTACCCCGAGCCGTTGGCGGACGTCCGCGACGAGCTCAACTTCATACGGCGCATGAAGGGTGGGCGATTGAACAACCTCAAATTTGCAATCCAGCATCCCAAGGAGGCGGTTGAGATGGTCAGGTCTAGAAGTCCGTCTCATTCTCGATCCAACTCTCTCAACGCACCGCAAACGCCAATCCAGGAGAATCCATTTGACGGGTCGCCGATTGGGACACCAAACTCAGGCAGGAGGCCTAGATCGACGAGGTCACGGTCTAATTCTGCGCTGGGAGCTCCTACGGTGATGGCAGGTATCGTGGCAGCAGGTGTAGCGGCGGGCTGGCAACCAAAGATGCGGCCAGACAATGACGGAGATCACAGTGACTCACCGAGGTAG
- a CDS encoding hypothetical protein (EggNog:ENOG41~BUSCO:EOG092618UZ) has product MAPASPAKQRTEAQWPPRSPHEALLSTPRGRERYRQMMTSPSPSPSKRARNLPSMNLMAEIENDEDDEDEETLQLKLQEIQARLKLKKLQAAKSKKSEESVEQLHATTSELVISAQVPSRSKRATTPTREPLARQQNHVEVPASPVRRVQEPSVQTSPSRVLLGIDKGLKARDISLKRAPSYRDSQTSTEIGQTGYLRRSRSKTTGSGNSSFSSESRPMSFNERLVSARTDEAARAQRQKDIQKLRSNAFSISQDEMEQYKKKAIEIPDEPLQAPSFSREEIIGATKPVGLQRSYTVPNVQAPEKKAPVPNSTALVRKKKTPPGEVSEEQAAGFEPYSSFHLSKRILPHGVLARHVSGKQVYTIKDILKVVKAPDFALPDVEQDIVVFGILAKKSEPRAHKPTQKNGKTEDRGKYMVMTLVDLEWELDLFLFNSGFTKYWKLTEGTVIAILNPTIMPPPPGRHDTGKFSLVINSDDDSIIEVGTSRDLGGCQSVKKDGDLCGVWINKKRTHHCEFHSNEALRKQRSTRMEVNGSSFGARKNNSRELIGWGAEKKKEASKKYDWETKTHWFASRSMSAAELIDGKDRTPNDRKERAEFLKRDLEAKEKEREMMKKLGQVGSAAGREYMRQAGSRAALPAAGTSTQPSSVAQASEEAYRPDAKSLGLLGKDSDIHLSPVKRKRPDSSQASSQAGSAISNGPTAFGWGSNLKDKLSKMKEGEKLRKDEQPPVRKKTRFVTDKGIREAGRESLGDELFDRQILLDDDDDDLVIV; this is encoded by the exons ATGGCTCCAG CTTCTCCAGCAAAACAACGAACCGAAGCCCAATGGCCCCCAAGATCTCCGCATGAAGCTCTGCTCAGTACGCCGCGTGGACGAGAGCGATACCGACAGATGATGACATCGCCTTCGCCTTCACCGTCGAAAAGAGCTCGCAACTTACCCTCGATGAATCTTATGGCCGAGATTGAGAacgacgaggacgatgaggacgaggaaacCCTGCAGCTGAAGCTTCAAGAGATCCAGGCGCGGCTCAAGTTGAAAAAGCTACAGGCTGCGAAGTCGAAAAAGTCGGAAGAAAGTGTTGAGCAATTACATGCCACGACCTCGGAGCTCGTGATATCAGCACAAGTTCCAAGTCGATCGAAGCGCGCAACCACTCCAACTAGGGAACCACTAGCTCGACAACAAAACCATGTGGAAGTGCCTGCGTCACCTGTCAGAAGGGTTCAAGAGCCATCGGTGCAAACATCGCCAAGTCGAGTGTTGCTGGGTATTGATAAGGGCCTGAAAGCTCGTGATATCTCCTTAAAGCGTGCGCCCAGCTACCGGGATTCGCAAACATCGACTGAAATTGGACAAACGGGCTATTTGCGAAGATCAAGGTCGAAAACTACAGGGAGCGGCaattcttctttctcatcagaGTCACGTCCAATGAGTTTCAATGAACGGCTTGTTTCCGCGAGGACAGATGAGGCTGCCCGGGCTCAGCGACAAAAGGACATTCAAAAGCTAAGATCGAATGCATTCAGTATCAGCcaggatgagatggagcagTATAAGAAGAAGGCTATTGAGATACCAGATGAGCCATTGCAGGCTCCGTCCTTCTCAAGGGAGGAGATCATAGGGGCAACAAAACCTGTTGGCTTGCAGCGAAGTTACACTGTGCCTAACGTTCAGGCTCCCGAAAAGAAAGCTCCGGTGCCAAATTCTACAGCTTTGGTtcggaagaaaaagacaccCCCTGGTGAAGTTTCTGAAGAGCAAGCGGCTGGTTTTGAGCCATACTCGAGCTTCCACTTGTCCAAGAGAATTTTACCACATGGCGTCCTTGCTCGACATGTTTCCGGCAAGCAAGTATACACAATTAAGGATATACTGAAAGTCGTTAAAGCACCAGACTTTGCTTTGCCAGATGTTGAGCAAGATATCGTGGTGTTCGGTATCTTGGCAAAGAAATCAGAGCCTCGCGCACATAAGCCAACACAAAAGAACGGAAAGACGGAGGACAGGGGGAAGTACATGGTCATGACCCTAGTCGATCTAGAGTGGGAACTggatctttttctcttcaactCTGGATTTACAAAATACTGGAAGCTCACAGAAGGGACTGTCATTGCGATACTCAACCCTACTATTATGCCACCCCCACCCGGAAGACATGATACTGGCAAGTTCAGTCTTGTCATCAATTCAGATGATGACTCGATTATTGAGGTTGGTACATCGCGTGATCTCGGAGGTTGTCAATCAGTCAAGAAGGATGGAGATTTATGTGGCGTTTGGATCAATAAGAAGCGTACTCATCACTGCGAATTCCACTCCAATGAAGCCCTTCGCAAACAGCGTTCAACACGAATGGAAGTAAATGGAAGCAGTTTCGGCGCCAGGAAGAATAACTCCAGAGAACTTATTGGCTGGGGCgccgagaagaaaaaggaggcATCCAAGAAATACGACTGGGAAACAAAGACGCATTGGTTCGCTTCACGTTCCATGAGCGCAGCAGAGTTGATTGATGGGAAGGACAGAACACCGAATGATCGAAAAGAGAGAGCAGAATTCCTGAAAAGGGATCTGGAggcaaaagagaaagaacgcgagatgatgaagaaactcGGTCAGGTTGGCAGCGCAGCTGGAAGAGAATATATGCGACAAGCTGGTTCGCGAGCGGCACTGCCTGCTGCAGGCACCTCCACCCAACCCTCGAGTGTTGCACAAGCGTCAGAGGAAGCTTACAGGCCAGACGCAAAGTCATTGGGCCTGCTGGGGAAGGATTCTGACATTCATCTGAGCCCTGTAAAACGGAAACGCCCAGACAGCTCTCAAGCCAGCTCGCAAGCTGGTTCAGCCATAAGTAACGGCCCAACGGCCTTCGGCTGGGGG